One part of the Raphanus sativus cultivar WK10039 chromosome 7, ASM80110v3, whole genome shotgun sequence genome encodes these proteins:
- the LOC108816960 gene encoding transcription factor RAX1-like has product MGRAPCCDKTKVKRGPWSPEEDAKLRDYIEKYGNGGNWISLPLKAGLRRCGKSCRLRWLNYLRPNIKHGDFSEEEDRIIFSLFAAIGSRWSIIAAHLPGRTDNDIKNYWNTKLRKKLMSLSSSSHSSPAIAYPFRNPNSQDVKRPLTPSATITLSSYTPYVENPTRSLININGFEADDQQIFPFINPNYPHDFSLADMCSNNNNNIFGTSGFLLNHNICDHFSNHNSLSSEVNGKRSEIMMKQEEMMMIDHHIGQMTKGYNGDFTQGYYNNYISGHGDLKQMISGSGTNSNINMGGSGSRSASSSSFISDLAENKTSSSFLQHKCLPYFYS; this is encoded by the exons ATGGGAAGAGCTCCATGTTGTGACAAGACAAAGGTGAAGAGAGGGCCTTGGTCTCCTGAGGAAGACGCTAAGCTCAGAGATTACATTGAGAAGTATGGTAATGGTGGAAATTGGATCTCTCTTCCTCTCAAAGCTG GTTTGAGGAGATGTGGGAAGAGCTGCAGATTGAGGTGGCTAAACTATCTGAGACCAAACATAAAGCATGGCGACTTCTCTGAGGAAGAAGACAGGATCATTTTCAGCCTCTTTGCTGCCATCGGAAGCAG ATGGTCAATAATAGCAGCTCATCTACCGGGAAGAACAGACAACGACATCAAAAACTATTGGAACACAAAGCTAAGGAAGAAACTCATgtctttgtcttcttcctctcatTCATCACCAGCCATTGCTTATCCTTTTCGAAACCCTAATTCTCAGGATGTGAAAAGACCATTAACCCCATCAGCAACAATCACACTTTCTTCCTACACTCCGTATGTTGAGAACCCAACAAGATCTCTCATCAACATCAATGGCTTCGAAGCTGATGATCAACAGATCTTCCCCTTTATCAACCCTAATTATCCTCACGATTTCTCTCTCGCGGATATgtgcagcaacaacaacaacaacatttttGGCACAAGTGGTTTCTTGCTCAACCACAATATTTGTGATCATTTCAGCAACCACAACAGTTTGTCCTCGGAGGTCAATGGAAAGCGATCAGAGATTATGATGAAGCaagaagagatgatgatgatagacCACCACATTGGCCAGATGACAAAAGGGTACAATGGCGATTTCACACAAGGATATTACAATAACTACATTAGTGGACATGGGGATTTGAAGCAAATGATTAGTGGAAGTGGCACTAATTCTAACATAAACATGGGTGGTTCAGGTTCACGCTCAGCTTCATCTTCTAGTTTCATAAGCGACCTAGCTGAGAACAAAACCAGTAGTAGCTTCCTACAACACAAGTGCTTGCCCTATTTCTACTCCTAG
- the LOC108841705 gene encoding uncharacterized protein LOC108841705 has translation MAGTISLALTVGKKLKTQTHLTPATSVMIPKPPLLYKVELLIDDGENYATFLVLDKEMMKLLKQDAATLLDDAVNHGQGNKLPECIAKLQGQVFLYHVHVTPDNFTDSTRTFTVSGLTEIPNKEFFTIKAHKNIKVDYGESSTSAAVSDTSTNEADRGSSTSSNGPQDNFALETLFLSGTPPKVPLQGHPPTSMDSHCKVSIVVSIQTSI, from the exons ATGGCTGGTACTATCTCTCTTGCACTCACTGTGGGAAAGAAGTTGAAAACTCAGACACATCTCACCCCTGCGACCAGTGTCATGATCCCAAAGCCACCACTGTT GTACAAGGTTGAATTATTGATTGATGATGGTGAAAATTATGCCACTTTCTTGGTGCTCGACAAGGAGATGATGAAGCTCCTTAAACAAGATGCAGCAACTCTACTTGATGATGCG GTGAATCATGGACAAGGCAATAAACTCCCGGAATGTATTGCAAAACTTCAAGGCCAAGTTTTTCTTTACCATGTACATGTGACACCAGACAATTTCACCGACAGCACCCGTACCTTCACCGTTTCTGGGCTGACCGAAATTCCTAACAAGGAG TTCTTTACCATCAAGGcacacaaaaatattaaagtgGACTATGGGGAATCATCAACTTCCGCTGCTGTCAGTGACACGTCAACAAATGAAGCAGACAGAGGTTCTAGCACAAGCTCAAATGG ACCACAAGACAATTTCGCCCTAGagactctttttctctctggcacACCACCCAAGGTGCCGCTTCAAGGTCACCCTCCGACCTCCATGGATTCACACTGCAAGGTCTCTATCGTCGTCTCCATCCAAACCTCCATTTAA